The Sorangiineae bacterium MSr11367 genome window below encodes:
- a CDS encoding NAD-dependent epimerase/dehydratase family protein, producing the protein MSKSVVLITGVNGEIGRSLLRRLSQQDRYKVVSLDLSPLPETYRELTHEAYSGNIMDRYLLDQIAAHHEIKVVFHLAALLSTRGERDPELAHQVNVEGTLNLLRMSQNQSSRLGESVRFLFPSSIAVYGIPDLGTKKTVGRISEEHWNLPITMYGCNKLYCEHLGRYFTNYSRQLGALASATRMDFRAIRFPGLISAETIPTGGTSDFGPEMIHAAAQGQPYKCFVGPEARIPFMTMPDATDALIQLLEADRENLSQAVYNVSGFSASAEEIAGAVRKHFPNADLSYELDPVRSKIVDSWPEDVDDSLARNDWGFSPKYDFQRSFDQYLIPTIRSLYSKRQLA; encoded by the coding sequence ATGAGCAAGTCTGTCGTGCTGATTACTGGTGTCAACGGTGAAATCGGACGGTCCCTGTTGCGGCGATTGAGCCAACAAGATCGCTACAAGGTCGTGTCCCTGGACCTGTCGCCGCTCCCGGAAACGTACCGCGAGCTCACCCACGAAGCCTACTCCGGCAACATCATGGATAGGTACTTGCTCGATCAAATTGCCGCCCACCACGAAATCAAGGTGGTGTTCCACCTCGCGGCGCTGCTCTCCACCCGCGGCGAGCGCGATCCGGAGCTTGCTCATCAGGTCAACGTCGAGGGTACCCTCAACCTTCTTCGTATGAGCCAAAACCAATCGAGCCGATTGGGGGAATCGGTCCGCTTTCTTTTCCCCAGCTCCATCGCCGTATACGGCATTCCGGATCTCGGTACGAAGAAGACCGTGGGCCGCATCTCCGAGGAACACTGGAACTTGCCCATTACGATGTACGGCTGCAACAAGCTGTATTGCGAGCATCTGGGCCGGTACTTCACGAATTACTCACGGCAATTGGGCGCGCTGGCCTCGGCAACCCGTATGGACTTCCGCGCCATCCGTTTCCCGGGCTTGATCTCGGCCGAGACCATCCCCACCGGCGGTACGAGCGATTTCGGCCCCGAGATGATCCACGCCGCCGCGCAGGGTCAGCCGTACAAGTGCTTCGTCGGACCGGAGGCCCGGATCCCCTTCATGACGATGCCCGATGCCACGGACGCGCTCATTCAATTGCTGGAAGCCGATCGCGAGAACCTCTCGCAAGCCGTGTACAATGTTTCCGGCTTCAGCGCCTCCGCCGAAGAGATTGCAGGCGCGGTCCGCAAGCACTTCCCCAATGCCGATCTTTCGTACGAGCTCGATCCGGTCCGCTCCAAGATCGTCGATTCGTGGCCTGAGGACGTCGACGATTCCCTCGCCCGCAACGATTGGGGATTCAGCCCCAAATACGACTTCCAGCGGTCGTTCGATCAGTACCTAATCCCCACGATCCGTTCGCTGTACAGCAAGCGGCAGCTGGCGTAG
- a CDS encoding EF-hand domain-containing protein: MNYTTAKGRVFAMLDADGDGIISKQEYLARTDHVTHATGRQKDDPLAVVARAAAERVWDSMDANRDGGVTFDEYDAWAGGPAFDSVCRDALGALFDLADTDRDGKLNRAEFTMLRETLRNPVSYADAAFDALDADRDGRIGRDEYLASIRAHVTGERSRMGDVLYGAAAGA; the protein is encoded by the coding sequence ATGAACTACACGACCGCCAAGGGACGCGTCTTCGCCATGCTCGATGCGGATGGCGATGGGATCATTTCGAAGCAAGAATACCTCGCGCGGACCGATCACGTGACCCACGCTACGGGACGCCAAAAGGATGATCCGCTCGCCGTCGTCGCACGCGCAGCGGCCGAGCGGGTTTGGGACTCGATGGATGCAAACCGTGACGGCGGGGTGACCTTCGACGAATACGATGCATGGGCAGGCGGCCCTGCATTCGACAGCGTGTGCAGAGACGCGCTGGGAGCCCTGTTCGACCTCGCCGATACCGACCGCGACGGCAAATTGAATCGCGCGGAGTTCACCATGTTGCGAGAAACGCTTCGCAACCCGGTCAGCTACGCGGACGCCGCCTTCGATGCATTGGACGCCGACCGCGATGGCCGCATTGGCCGTGATGAATACCTCGCATCGATTCGCGCGCACGTCACCGGGGAGAGATCTCGCATGGGCGACGTTTTGTACGGCGCGGCGGCCGGCGCCTGA
- a CDS encoding protein kinase: MSQRATDLKDTLPGATESATRARAAATPMFLKVGDVVEERYRIEELLGIGGTARVWSAHDAVEGRPIAFKEIEVIPGSRPDDIEESALMFRREFFAMRKLQHPFTLKVYDCGILPSGNRYITMERVDGVDVHAAVRERPLDSDEAFNLLMRLAQTLAFIHARLFVHCDIKADNVRMLSNGNIKLMDFGLMHQLGTPTRGRLWGTAAYIAPEWLAGGAIDGRADLYSLGVLGFFAATGQHPFHGATVQEILRAHREEAPPAPSSLVPSIHPELEAILLRLLAKEPADRFPTANALMAALSQVSESIPSEEPLAARASYLHVPTVVGRKRETARLEEVLAEAERGDARALFVAAPAGVGKSRLLSELELHAKLSDVPFAFGQCHAEGLAPLAPLKRALRALLPVTPAEEIERIRTPLATLLPPEYAQPRQVTATASARAPSEEKIIVFEALSQWLVALAKVRRFVICLEDLHWADDATIEHLNVIIRALHGTHGLVCGTFRSDELPDISPLYHTVFAGAATIMKLRPLSPSHLRELVALALPGFEVPRAFVANLHSATYGNVFFATECLRALVEQGALHRLAGRWFASGDLAHIDLPSSIGEAIRLRLSTLTPESLDFLRCIAPAGLVLDMTLLRAAAKLDDEKLFAALDGAVERQFLQYSGGHYHFTHDTVRRTIYDAIPELDRRCYHGRIAEHIERTVGDTPEGARAAGYHFARSLEPSRAIAPLLLASKHLLAHSAMQEGYRILKEAEALLEKHPNYPDRAELQVTAWGKLIEVGYSSDTPACYLFSERLFSHWEHSVDLEAGRKIVEARARTAPDEVYREIPVHAHMSADDAFLKRAEYRILQNFGFAIMGRPADVRQVLEKADADSDEDSPFRAAAYLAKGALTVHTGHFASIVAELQEHLATLRAFHAAKRSGPARLSWALAVGTYFLNINLAAMGKELDPCASEDGMSIATEFGFVELRIYHLLARLARGAFTGNARQFVPHYAEMNDWMRRLGNPSLPERNLVLSTPPYYLERGEVELASAMVRRGTHLSENVMPGDIWLQLYVSVYRGGLLVLCKKYDAAHEMLTKAIAAAHARDFRMETFAWVYLSRLNAMRGHGDAAREAAEQAFARATDPLRANPFDEILARRALAATLPRAAGERELEQAREVAYESGNVLQLGISLLTLAERRASSHAGGARALLVLAQKHLLAAEANVWLEHAAQLRDRWR; the protein is encoded by the coding sequence ATGAGCCAGCGCGCGACAGACCTCAAGGACACGCTACCCGGGGCCACGGAGAGCGCCACACGCGCGCGTGCGGCCGCCACGCCGATGTTTCTCAAAGTGGGCGACGTGGTCGAGGAGCGCTACCGCATCGAGGAGCTCTTGGGGATTGGTGGCACCGCCCGTGTCTGGTCGGCGCACGATGCCGTCGAAGGGCGGCCCATCGCCTTCAAGGAAATCGAGGTCATCCCCGGCTCCCGCCCGGACGATATCGAAGAAAGTGCGCTCATGTTCCGTCGCGAATTCTTCGCGATGAGGAAACTTCAGCATCCGTTCACGCTGAAGGTCTACGACTGCGGAATCCTCCCTTCGGGCAATCGCTACATCACCATGGAGAGGGTCGACGGCGTCGACGTCCACGCGGCGGTTCGAGAGCGGCCGCTCGATTCCGACGAGGCGTTCAATCTCCTGATGCGCCTTGCTCAGACCCTCGCTTTCATCCACGCGCGCCTTTTCGTGCATTGCGATATCAAGGCGGACAACGTTCGCATGCTCTCGAACGGGAACATCAAGCTGATGGACTTCGGCCTGATGCACCAACTCGGAACCCCAACGCGCGGGCGTCTTTGGGGAACGGCCGCGTACATCGCTCCCGAATGGCTCGCGGGCGGCGCCATCGACGGACGGGCCGATCTGTACTCGCTCGGTGTGTTGGGCTTCTTCGCGGCGACCGGGCAGCATCCGTTCCACGGCGCCACCGTCCAAGAGATTCTGCGCGCGCATCGCGAGGAGGCACCGCCCGCCCCTTCGTCGCTCGTGCCATCGATCCATCCGGAGCTCGAGGCCATTCTTCTGCGCCTTTTGGCCAAGGAGCCCGCCGATCGCTTTCCCACCGCCAACGCGTTGATGGCCGCTCTCTCGCAAGTCAGCGAGAGCATTCCCTCCGAGGAGCCGCTCGCGGCACGTGCCAGCTACCTCCATGTGCCGACCGTCGTCGGGCGGAAGCGCGAAACCGCTCGGCTCGAAGAGGTCCTCGCCGAAGCCGAACGAGGCGATGCCCGCGCCCTGTTCGTCGCAGCGCCCGCCGGCGTGGGCAAATCGCGACTGCTGTCCGAGTTGGAGCTTCACGCCAAGCTTTCCGACGTCCCATTCGCATTTGGGCAGTGCCACGCGGAAGGACTTGCGCCGCTCGCCCCGTTGAAGCGTGCGCTGCGTGCTCTTTTGCCGGTTACCCCGGCGGAGGAAATCGAGCGTATCCGCACGCCTTTGGCCACGCTGCTGCCCCCGGAGTATGCGCAGCCGCGCCAGGTGACGGCGACGGCGTCGGCGCGGGCACCGTCCGAGGAGAAGATTATCGTCTTCGAGGCCCTTTCGCAGTGGCTCGTGGCCCTGGCCAAGGTGCGCCGATTCGTCATTTGCTTGGAGGATCTGCACTGGGCGGACGACGCGACCATCGAGCACCTCAACGTCATCATCCGCGCGCTTCACGGCACGCACGGGCTGGTCTGCGGCACGTTTCGCTCCGACGAGCTGCCCGACATCTCGCCGCTCTATCACACGGTATTTGCGGGCGCGGCGACGATCATGAAGCTTCGCCCCTTGTCGCCCTCGCATTTGCGCGAATTGGTGGCCCTGGCCCTACCCGGTTTCGAGGTTCCGCGAGCCTTCGTCGCCAACTTGCATTCGGCGACCTACGGGAACGTGTTTTTCGCCACCGAGTGCTTGCGCGCTCTGGTCGAACAGGGGGCGCTGCACCGACTCGCTGGGCGGTGGTTTGCCTCCGGGGATCTCGCCCACATCGACTTGCCCAGCAGCATCGGCGAGGCGATTCGCCTTCGCCTTTCCACGCTGACGCCCGAGTCCCTCGACTTTCTGCGGTGCATCGCGCCGGCCGGCTTGGTGCTCGATATGACGCTTTTGCGCGCGGCGGCGAAGCTCGACGATGAAAAGCTGTTTGCGGCGCTCGATGGGGCCGTCGAGCGTCAGTTTTTGCAGTATTCGGGTGGCCATTACCACTTTACGCACGACACCGTTCGCCGCACGATCTACGACGCGATTCCCGAGTTGGATCGGCGCTGCTACCACGGCCGCATCGCCGAACACATCGAGCGCACGGTGGGGGATACGCCCGAAGGAGCGCGGGCTGCCGGTTACCATTTTGCCCGCTCCCTCGAACCGTCGCGTGCCATTGCTCCGCTCCTCCTCGCCTCGAAACACCTTTTGGCCCACAGTGCGATGCAGGAGGGATATCGCATTCTGAAAGAAGCCGAGGCGCTGCTCGAAAAGCATCCCAACTACCCCGATCGGGCCGAGCTTCAGGTGACGGCTTGGGGAAAACTCATCGAAGTAGGCTACAGCAGCGACACGCCAGCCTGTTATCTCTTTTCCGAGAGACTATTTTCGCATTGGGAACATAGCGTCGATCTGGAGGCCGGACGCAAAATTGTCGAAGCCAGGGCCCGAACCGCGCCCGACGAAGTCTACCGGGAGATCCCGGTTCATGCGCACATGAGCGCGGACGATGCTTTTCTCAAGCGAGCCGAATATCGAATTCTGCAAAACTTCGGATTCGCCATCATGGGGCGCCCGGCGGACGTTCGACAGGTGCTCGAAAAGGCGGATGCCGACAGCGACGAAGACTCGCCCTTTCGCGCCGCGGCCTACCTGGCCAAAGGGGCATTGACCGTCCACACCGGGCATTTCGCCAGCATCGTGGCCGAGTTGCAAGAACATCTGGCCACGCTCCGTGCGTTCCATGCCGCGAAAAGGAGCGGGCCGGCCCGACTATCGTGGGCCCTCGCCGTGGGGACGTATTTCCTGAACATCAATTTGGCGGCCATGGGCAAGGAACTCGATCCGTGCGCCAGCGAAGACGGGATGTCGATCGCTACGGAGTTCGGATTCGTCGAACTCCGTATTTATCATCTTCTCGCACGGCTCGCGCGCGGCGCCTTCACGGGGAATGCGAGGCAGTTCGTGCCGCACTACGCGGAGATGAACGATTGGATGCGGCGCCTGGGCAATCCATCCCTTCCCGAGCGCAATCTCGTTCTCAGCACGCCGCCGTATTACCTGGAACGCGGCGAGGTCGAACTCGCGAGTGCCATGGTCCGGCGCGGCACCCATCTCAGCGAAAATGTGATGCCCGGCGATATCTGGCTTCAGCTCTACGTCAGCGTCTACCGCGGTGGCCTTTTGGTGCTTTGCAAGAAGTACGACGCTGCCCACGAGATGCTCACCAAGGCGATCGCGGCGGCGCATGCTCGTGACTTTCGCATGGAGACGTTCGCGTGGGTCTATCTGTCCCGATTGAATGCCATGCGGGGCCATGGCGATGCGGCCCGTGAGGCCGCCGAGCAGGCCTTCGCGCGGGCGACCGATCCGCTTCGGGCCAATCCTTTCGATGAAATTCTGGCCCGGCGTGCCCTCGCCGCGACCCTCCCCCGCGCGGCGGGTGAGCGCGAGCTCGAGCAAGCCCGCGAGGTGGCCTACGAGTCGGGCAACGTGCTCCAACTTGGCATTTCGCTGCTGACGCTTGCCGAACGACGCGCGTCCTCCCATGCCGGAGGAGCACGTGCTCTTCTCGTTCTGGCTCAGAAGCATTTGCTCGCCGCAGAGGCCAACGTGTGGCTCGAGCATGCTGCGCAACTTCGCGACCGGTGGCGTTGA